TCTCAGTAAAAACAAACTCACTGCCCTTTCAAAAGATGTATTTGGCACTATAGCAGAAGTCAAAAACCTTGACACCCTTAAATTGTCCCATAATAATTTGAAAAACCTCCCTAAAGGAATATTTGACTCTATTTCTGTCAAGAGAGTTCATCTGGATAAAAACCCTTGGAACTGTGACTGCAAGTTCATACCTCTCTTCCAATGGATGAAACTAAAAAAGtcaattatatataaattttctAGTCTTAAGTGCACAAGCCCAGAACATTTAAAAGGACAAAGTATTGCGTCCCTAAAAGAGGACCAGCTGGTATGTACCATGTCTACTTTGCCTCCCACCACAACAGTCAGCATGTTTTACACCACCTTAAAAACAACACCTTCAGTCAAACTCACAAGCACAATCCCTGCAGCTACAACCTCCATCATTACACAGACAAGTGAATTACCCAGCACGCCCACACCCACAACGTCAACCGCTGCAACTACGGCAACAACAATGGGAACGATGCAATTGACAGCCACGTCAACCGCTGCAACTACGGCAACAACAATGGGAACGATGCAATTGACAACTACGCCTACAACTTCAACACTGCTTAGCACTTTGACAAATACCACCATTCTCCCAGTAACCACCACGGAGAAGTACCCTTCAGCTGGCCTTGCTtcaacaggtttttttgttacaaCCCAGAGAGAACCTGTGCAATCTCAGTCAATGCAGAAGACCTTTGCTTGTATGAACACATCCTATTCCTATCCATCCTTCTACACAATCAAAAGCAGGCACATTACCTTTGAATGTAAGGCACGGATGATATCTTACACAGTTTTACTGATTGCACAGATAATCTGCACAATAATCCTGGCTAAATTCACTTACTCCTTTTACTGGTCCCTTCAGCATGGTGAGAGACTCTACACAAGAGTGACTTTGACACATTTCTCCTACAGAAAGGAAATGATTCTACAGCCTTTACAGTCACAGACTGCGAATTTGTAAATGCACTTTTACAGTAACATAAGACGATTGTTATAATCCCTCATAATCATATAgctttgtttatgcaaatgtaaAGATTGCAACAGTTTTGGGAATTTAAAACTAATGGAAGCTTAGATTAACAGCTGCCTGCTCTGTGTTAATCAAAATTGCCATCTGAAACACAGCTTGTTATACCTGGACTTATTAACAGTGGTTATTACTGATGGGCTGTATACTTGTCCATTATTTGAAATTTTGTACATATGTTGACAACTGGagtaaattaaaatgtttgtttgttgttcttGGATTTTAATCACTTTGTCAACTTTCTGCAtacatatatccatccatccattattatATACTGTGCACCAGTATATACTGGTGTCCTACTGTGCAACTATTTAACTTAGCCAATGAATGGGCAATACACACTTCTTTTGTATTGCCCATTGATTGCCAATGAATGGGCAATACatactatccattatctatactcatcggtgttgtgtttgtgcactttcacaacatgataatcactacaaaataccaacgttcaggtaacgcagatttttactgggtatcagccatacacatacagtacattacatcgctctgcggctctacgtgcattacgattaatcacgtgtcacatcaatgcgcagatccacgctacgtatcatccatatcataacacaatgtaaaattgttcctcagtgccaccaaaatgaaaagtattaagcatgacagtcaaaatggttagatgcactatattaccaaaaatattgggacacctgaattcaatgatttggaggggtgtctcaatacttttggTAAGACCTAGATGGATAAATaagtggtatagataatggatagtgtgtattgccagtatgtcagtgtaagcatgctcctgtggtatagataatggatagtgtatattgccagtatgtcagtgtaagcatgctcc
This genomic interval from Paramormyrops kingsleyae isolate MSU_618 chromosome 8, PKINGS_0.4, whole genome shotgun sequence contains the following:
- the LOC111835904 gene encoding uncharacterized protein, translating into MNYQIYILLLPVLYDVCLCCGSEANEVCFKATVTKIPDTLDSNITSISFYKSKIFSIPPRAFINMSQIEDLEFLSTPTTTIEAGAFEGLHNLKTIEIIDTQITSIPLGAFQDLQSLEKLVLKNNKITFLEKGLFDGLGKLMELALNMNEIVSIDEGIFDQLDGLQTLHLGKNNITSVSKEMFEKLSKLGVIRLYENQLSIIPDEIFSNLTNLKEIALQGNKISVLPPKLFYDKPNLEKLYLEDNLLTELPHEIFMNLSALKTLRLQNNQLVSLPPFLFGMMPNITELDLSKNKLTALSKDVFGTIAEVKNLDTLKLSHNNLKNLPKGIFDSISVKRVHLDKNPWNCDCKFIPLFQWMKLKKSIIYKFSSLKCTSPEHLKGQSIASLKEDQLVCTMSTLPPTTTVSMFYTTLKTTPSVKLTSTIPAATTSIITQTSELPSTPTPTTSTAATTATTMGTMQLTATSTAATTATTMGTMQLTTTPTTSTLLSTLTNTTILPVTTTEKYPSAGLASTGFFVTTQREPVQSQSMQKTFACMNTSYSYPSFYTIKSRHITFECKARMISYTVLLIAQIICTIILAKFTYSFYWSLQHGERLYTRVTLTHFSYRKEMILQPLQSQTANL